The sequence TAGTGGCCGTAGCCGGTCTGCAGGTCCCTCTGCTCGAAAAATGTCGTGGCGGGCAGCACCATGTCGGCGTAGTCAGTGGTATCGGTGAGGAACTGCTCGTGGACCACGGTGAACAGGTCGGGGCGCGCGAAGCCGCGCACCACCGCGTGGTGGTTGGGCGCGACCGCCACCGGGTTCGAGTTGTAGACGAACAGCGCCTTGATGGGCGGGTCGGCCAGCGTGTTCAGCACCTTGCCGATCTCGATCATGTTGATGACGCGCGCCGGGCGGCCCAGCGCCGTGTTCATCAGGTCGGGACGCTCCAAGTGCTGCTTGTTGAAGGTGTAGGCGCCGCCGGTGGAGAGCTGCAGCCCGCCGCCCACTTCCTTCCACGAGCCGGTGATGCAGGGCAGCATGGTGACGCAGCGCACCGCCGTGCCGCCGTTGTCGCAGCGCTGGATGCCGTAGTTCAGCCGGATGGCGGCTGGGCGGAGGGTGGCGTACTCCCGCGCCAGCTTGACGATGTCGTCGGCCGAGATCCCCGTCCACTGCGCCACCCGCTGCGGCGGATACTCCTCCACCCGCTCCCGGAGCTGCTCGAATCCCTTGGTGTAGCGCGCCACGTAATCGGCGTCGTGGAGGTTCTCGCCGATGATCACGTGCATCATGCCCAGCGCCAGAGCCACATCGGTGCCCGGATTGATGGGCAGGTGCCAGTCGGCGCAGGCGGCGGTGCGCGTCCTGTAGGGGTCGATGACCACCAGCTTGGCGCCCTTGCGCCGCGCCTCCTCGATGAAGGGCCACAGGTGCACGTTGTTGCCGTGGATGTTGGCGGCCCAGGCGATGATGTATTTCGAGTGCGCGAACTGCTCGGGCTCGGTGCCGATCTTGATGCCGAGCACCGACTTGATGCCTTCCGTCCCGGTC comes from Terriglobales bacterium and encodes:
- a CDS encoding molybdopterin-dependent oxidoreductase yields the protein MKKVVHAACPHDCPDACGVLITVEDGRATRIQGDPKHPVTRGFLCAKVAKYLDRVYSPDRVLYPMRRIAPKGAGPRAAGLQEPWKRITWDEALDEIAARFRAIAGEFGPEAILPYSYGGTLGTLNGAAMDRRFFHRLGASQLDRTICSTTGTEGIKSVLGIKIGTEPEQFAHSKYIIAWAANIHGNNVHLWPFIEEARRKGAKLVVIDPYRTRTAACADWHLPINPGTDVALALGMMHVIIGENLHDADYVARYTKGFEQLRERVEEYPPQRVAQWTGISADDIVKLAREYATLRPAAIRLNYGIQRCDNGGTAVRCVTMLPCITGSWKEVGGGLQLSTGGAYTFNKQHLERPDLMNTALGRPARVINMIEIGKVLNTLADPPIKALFVYNSNPVAVAPNHHAVVRGFARPDLFTVVHEQFLTDTTDYADMVLPATTFFEQRDLQTGYGH